The Malassezia restricta chromosome I, complete sequence genome contains the following window.
ATATAAAAGGTTTTTTCTGCAGAGGCTTGGCATCCTCTTTACGTGCTTCGCCACGGCAGTGGGCAGCAATGTGTCCTTTTTGGCCGCATCGATGGCATCCGCGGTGCTTGGCATCCTGAGCAAATACATCCTCACGGAGCACCTTGAAGTGCGGTTCATGCGTTGCAAGTGAGAGCATGATCAGGTCGGCATCGAGTCCGTAGATGACATGGCGCATATTTGGGTCATGATTTGGGTCACTGCGCTTTCTGCGAATATAGTCCATAATCTTGTGCTCGCCTTCTCCGGGCACACTGGCATCGGAAAGTACGACACACAAGTTCTTCCATCCAGGATCGGTATTCAACTTGTGAGCAATCCAGTATCGCAGCGATGAAGCCAACAGATCCATAAAAGGTGTACCTGGAGTGATGACGTTCGAGTCCCATGACTTTTGGATAGCCTCTTCTTCACCTGCGAGCCCTTTTTTCTTGCGTTCTTCCAACTCTTGCTCACGCTGTTCGTGTAAGATTTTAGCGTCCTGGGCGGACCGAAAGCGACGCGAGCGCTGCTGATTCATTTTTGCACGCGGTGCCACCCCGTCGATCGCAAGCATCAGAAACTTTCGCGGCCTGATCATGTTGATGACGCGGTCCGTGTACTTGAACACTTCGATCATCATGTCCTCCTCCGTTTCCGGCGGAGGCTTGCCTTCAGGATGCGTACATGGATGCACGATGCCGTTCATATCTAGATACAAACAGTCATATTCCTCCCCATTCGGATTGGGCCGCGATATGTCGATGGGAATGTCAACCATGTGGCCGTCAGGGCCAGGCATGTGCCCtggctcttcttcctcaaCACTCTGCACGATCTTTGGGTACTTTTTTGACAGCCATCGAAACAATGCTGGCACACCCTAGCACAGTCAGCTTCACTCACACGTACCATATTCTATGCGTGCGTCCTTGGCCGCGGTATGGAAAAAGATGCGGTGCACGCACATTTTCCTGTCGCCTTTGTACGCGATGGGCGCGATCAATAACATGTTTTGTGCCTTGTAGGACGACGCGAGACATCTGGGGTCGGCAGACAAGAGGAATAAATCCCTTGCATGCAGCATGGAGTGCGGGGCGAAGCCACGCCACAAGACCTTGCAACACAGCAAGGGATCAACGCAGGCTCGAATCTGTATGCATACATTGACCATGAACGGGTGTGGGGTGTAAATATCGAGCCGCCCGAGTCTGCCAAAAAGGCATGCAAGCCGTGGGACGAACGACAATCCCTGGAGACGTGGATTGAAAGCGGCGTGGATGACCAGGTATGCCATCACGTACTGACGTCGTAGATGATCCTGCATGTGCCTTTTACTTGTCCTGTATGCATAGAGAGTATACTGCTCTATCCAGGCCGGAGTGATCTGAGCGTTCGAGTACGTGACTATGGCCGTTTTTCTCACACGCAGCGATGCGCAGCCTTTGTCAATCGTCCTAACGGCATCGATTTtgacgatgcgcttgcTGTGTTAGATGGGCGACTTGGCCCAGCATCTACCGGTCGAGCCCAAGCCGACTTTGCCCTGCTGCCCGGTGCCACGGACGTCACGGCGTACCCTGTCAGCGTATCGCGCTTTTCTCATACCAGCAGCGTGAGTCTATTGCTGGTACGTGCATCCGCTAAGCTAACCACACACAGCTCGACTCACTGGCTCACACATCCTCACGCATGTACTATGTGGGCTTTATTGGCAAGGCACTCGACCCCCGGTCGGATACGCTGCACcggcacgacgtgccggcAGAGACGTCGGCCACACACAAAGTGGATGGCGTCGGAAGTTTTTTGGGGGCAGCAAGCACACCGAGTGTACGGTAGCGAATGATTACATCTCTGTAGGACACTAGGAACACTCACTAGTCTtccgctgcagctgcggccGCCTTCTCTGCGACAAGCTGTTGCAGCTTCTTTTGGCGCTGCAAGAAACTGGAGTCAGCGATGTGCTAACGTACTCTTGGTACTGGCACCTCTCGTATGTGTGGCTGCTGGTAAGTGCAAGCGTACGTACCGCTCGTTTTCGCATTCCCATGGCGCGTAAAACGTCTTCCGACGGCATTTGTTCAATGGGATCAACAGCCTTTCGTCAGGTATGCACAAATACGTACGCACTGCACGAGTCACGGTATCCGAGAGGGAGACGGGCAGCATTGGCTTCGGCGACAGAAGCAGTATGGTCCGTCATGGTCGTTAGGTCCGTCAGCGATTCGCTCCCAGGGACGCCTGGCCCTCCTTCCCTGGACGGCGGCCGTTTCGGCCGAAATGATTTGTGtcagcacgtcgagcggcgcctgcCGCTGGCCACTCCGCGTGCATTGACGACGACACACCTTGCACAGCTAGCCGTAGCCATGCTTCGTCCTACGCTCAttcgtgctgcgcatgtACACAAACCGCTGATACGATTTCCGGACCGTCGTGCCCCCAAAAGTATGTGCCTCTCTGCGAGCGGTCCCAGCAACTAACACCTTTAGCTCCCCACGATCCCCAGCCGCATCCCAGCGCCCCCGAGGAGGTCGCGAAGAACTTTGACAACTTCCGCAAGATCCTTGAGACAGGTCCGCACTTTGATCCCGCCAAGCTCAAGCCATTCAGCCTCGAATCGAGTCAGCCGAAAGTGGGCGGCTCAGCATCTTCCAGTGCCAAGGCCGATGCTGTGGACACGCTCTTTGACCTGCCACCACGCTTCTGGAATACACCTTCGATGCGCATGTCTCCGGCCGAGATGGACGCTGTGCAGGTACGTGTCTATCTGAGACCAACTAACTATTCCAGTCCGGAGGTGCCAGTTTGTTTGACTAGATTCGTACAGAAATCGAGGTAGGTTACCTTCTCTCTTGTCGTAGATCAGTGCGTCGTGCATTCCTTCGTCCGAAGGGCAGAGGCGGACGGACAGAAGGCCATCGTGCCACCTCCACCCACCGGTTTCCCGCCGATTCCTCCGTGGGTGGCCAAAACGTCGTCGGATATGCCAAGCGCTGGGTCATCGAACTCGAACTACTATACCCCGTCAGAGCAGCCGAGTGCTATAGGAGTCACCAGATCACGTacgctcttcttcctctcGATTCGTGACTCGATCGTGCCCAGCGGACATGGCAGCGGAGCCAGTGCACCCCTTCTAGGAGACAATGAGAATCACGTCTACTTTGACGCGGACAAGAGCACTATACCCATGCCTGCAGAGCTTCCTCCTTTCTGGGTCGATGCCACAGAGGATGCTGACTCTCTCTTGTCTGGCATGATACCCACATTGGCAGAACTGGATCGTTTGCACGCTCAACACCTCTTGCCCAGCTTCGCCGACAAGACACCTCTCAAGCGCcagatcgaggcgctcacgagcgGCATTACCAGCGAGTTTCGCCAAGCGTCACAGCTCGTGGCTAAACTTGCGGCGCAGACGACAGACGCGATGCGCTCTCAAAAACTTTCCAAATACGAAATGACCGCCGCACGCAATGCTCAAACGGCCCTAGCTACGCGCGTGCAGCAAATGTCAGCTATGTTTCGCCAAAAACAGTCACAGTATTTGCGCAAGCTACAGGGCATGGAAGTCAAGGAACGTGGTGACACTGCCATGTTTGATAGCGTAAAGAGCATGCAGGAAGACGTGGCCTTATCGGAGCAGTTGCAAGGCGAGCAGGAGATGCGTCTCGTCGACACAGACGACAGCGAAGCCATGTTCCACGAACGTGATCGCGAAATCACACAGATCGCGCGCTCTATTGGTGAACTGGCACAGCTATTCCAGGACCTGTCTGCTCTCGTGATTGAACAAGGCTCGATGCTGGATCGCATCGACTACCATATTGACTCCATGGCCATGAACATGCAGCACTCGTCCTCGGAGCTAAATAGGGCGTCCACTTACCAGGTGGGCGCAGGGCGACGGTCCATGATCCTGCTACTTCTACTATGCATTGCCCTGCTGGTCGCCATCCTGATCATCCGCCCCTTTTTCCGGTAATTCTTCACCATTGTACACTGAGTCCATCGGTACTTGAAGCCACTGCATGAAACGTTGTGTGCAAATCGCCATGCGGGAACCGCCGCACCATATCCGACGCCCGCTCATCCCATGTATTGAGCCACGAACGCAacgagccacgcgccgcgtcctcCAGCAACGCGGATGCCGACTCTACGGATACCTTCCGGTTTTCGTCGTTCCAGTAGGCATCTTCCACGTGCTGTACCCAGCGACGATCCGTACCTTGCCAGCCCTGAACTGTGCTGTTTTGCGCCTCCGTCTCGATGGCATGGGCCCAATCTTCAGGTGGTCTTAGCTGGCCGCCGCCATTGACACACCCACCTGGGCATGCCATCACCTCAACATAGTCGTAGGGATGTTGCTGATCAGCCGTCaccatgctgcgcatccGTCCGCGACCGCGCGAGCTTTTGGCGCCTGTTTCGCGCTGCACCTTGCGGACCAAATTCTGAATGTTGCGGAAGCCGTAGCAGGTGGCGCCTTTGAAAATCACCGTGCCGTCcggcgcgcgcagcgtgtACTCGGTATAATCGGATGATCGTATCGTACGGAGCTCCACAAGTGGCTGGGTATCGGGATGTGCCTGGGTCCACGACACGTAGGCGTCTAGCAGTACAGCGAACAGGTAGCCACCGCTGCTGGAGCCTGGTTCAGGTGGCCATGTCAACGATGTCTGTTCTGCCTTTGCACTCACATCTACATCGATCGTGAGGTCGTACAGTTCGCCTGTCGTTAACACACAATCGACCTCCTTGGACGCCTGCCCTGGTTCCTGCCTTGCAGCTTCGAGCTTTTTGTCATAGCATGGCATCACAGCCACATGGTATACATATTGGGCGTTTTCGTCAGACATATCGCGTCCGCGGCATTGCGGACCCCAGACGCGCTTGGCCAACAATCcggcgagctgctgagGCGATTTCGTGGTAGCCACGTACGGGAGCAGCTCAGCATGTGCTTTTTCAGCATAGCATACCCATCCGGGGCATGCGCTAGCGAGCATCGGAAGCTTCGGTGCATCTTTGGTGCCGTGCCAGCGTGCTTGGTATCGTGTGCGAAATTCACGCACCGTTTCCATGAGCGACATGTGACGAGCCAATGCCATATCCTGGACAACATCGAAGCCGATAGAGCGCAGAGAGCGCGTCACACGATCCCACACGGCGTGCATCGGTAGCGCCATGCGTGCTTGAAGTGATGCCATGGTCTGTGAGCTAATGCTAGCCACGAAAATGCGGTCATCTTTTCGTTGCAGCTCCTTGCGTACCTCATCCAGGCTTTGCACACCAATCAAGACAGTTTCTGCACTTGTGACGCAGCCGCTACACGCAAGACAGTCATTCAACGAGATCTGCGCCGTTTccagctgcgtgcgcgcgcgagGTGCGCCAACGGGTGCTTCGACATAAACACCATCCTCCATGGAAATCGTCGACTCAGGCGCACCACTTGCACTCTGTGGCGCTTCTACAGGCTTGATGCATGCTTGAGACGGACCTAGATAGTCGTTCAGGTCTGTCAATGTGAGCGCGCCTGAGAACGCCATCGTGGTCGGTGGCGTTCTTCCAGGCCCTCCACTTGCCCCGGCGTAAAAAAAAATCGAGGCCTGCCTCGCTGGGTCGCCGTTTTTCTACCGCCATGCGTCAGCTCAAGTTTCACGAGCGAaagctgctcaagaagcaCGACTTTTTGCAATGGCGCAATGAACACAACATTCGTGAGATCCAGGTCATGCGAAGATACCATATTCAAGATCGCGACGACTATCACAAATACAACGTACTTGTCGGGAAAACACGGCAATTGGCGCTGCGTCTCTCGACGCTGCCCGCCACGGATTCCTTCCGCGCTCAGCATGAATCCATGCTGCTGAACAAGCTGTATGATATGGGCTTGCTCGATACGGGCGCAAAAATGAGTGACATCATGGAACGCCTGAATGTCAGCGCTTTTTGTCGACGACGTCTGCCTGTGGTCATGGTGCGCCTTCATATGAGTGAGAGTGTGTCGCAAGCCGTCAAATACGTCGAACAAGGCCATGTACGCGTGGGACCTGACACGATCAATGATCCTGCTTTCCTCGTGACTCGATCAATGGAGGACTTTGTAACGTGGGTGGATACGTCCAAGATTCGGCGTGCGATTGCGAACTACaacgacgagctcgacgacTTCGATTTGCTATGAGGCAGCTATATGCGGTTTCCACATACCGCTTCTATGTCTGCCACTTCCTTTGGTGCATCTGCACTAAGGATGATATTGTCATCATACCCCACGGCCACGTCGTCTTCCACTCGCATACCGAGGCCTCGGAATGCCTCCGGGTACATGGGATCATCAGGCACGTACAAGCCCGGTTCGATAGTAAGCACCATACCTTCCTCAAGTCGTGTAGCTCGCTCGACTGTGCTCGTGTCGTGCAAATCAATGCCGAGCCAGTGCCCGATGTAATGCGGATAGAGGATACGCTCGAGCGATCCAAAGCTCAAATGGAAGCCCAAGTCACGCAGCTCTGCGCTGAGCATCTCGACACTGCGACGATGAAGGCCTGCTAGGGTATAACCTTGCCTCGATgtggcgagcgccgtgcagcCCTTGAGCGtacgcagcagcgcctcgtacaGGTCACGCTGCGCTGACGTAAATCGACCGTCGCTAGACGTCGGCATCGTTCGTGTAATGTCTGACGCATAGCCACGAAATTCGCACCCTGCATCCACCGACATGACATCATGCTCGCCCATGACGCCATCGTTGCGCACATAGTGAATCATGAGTCCATGTCGGCCAGAAGCAAACACAGGGACATAGGCCtggcgctcggcaccgcggcgcgcgcatTCATACTCGAACAGCGCCTGGGCTTCAGCTTCTTGCATGCCCGGATGGACCGCACGCATCACTTTGGACATGGCCTGGCCGCTAATGGCGCCGGCGTGTCGCATCACCTGCAGCTCGTTTTTACTTTTCCGACTGCGAAGAACATCCATTTCGCGCTGAAGAGAGTGGGTATTTCGCCTGTCGCTGAAGAGCTTGACCACGTTGTCAAAATCGGTTTTGCGAACAAACAGATCGTAGCCCGAAGGCGACGAAGGCGCCAGAAACTCATGGATACTAAATCGAGGCGTTCTCTGGCTGATGCGCGGTGTAGACACTTGAGCCGGCAAATCCACATAGAGCTGATCAGCATTTGCGACAGCCGTTTTGAAGAATTGAAGCATTATGGCAGGATCGTTTGGCAGCGCCTCATCCGCGCCAAAAATGCGGGTGGCCCCGTCCATGCCACAGCTGGGGCCATCCCACACCTCTTTATGTGCCTGGCGCGGCTCGACAAACATCGTCATTTTATACCCACGCTCGCCGTGCCCGGTTTTCTCCAGCACCAAGGCCGCATCGGGTTCTTGCATACCAGTGAGGTACCAAAAGTTGGATTCTTGACGGAACTTGTAAAAGATATTGCGTGACATGTACTTTATGCGTCCGCCCATCAGCACGACCACCGAATTAGGTGGCAAGCGGTCCATCagagcgcgacgccgaTTCTCATACTCAGTCGCTGGGATGCCCGGTGTGAGATGGTCGAACGCGACACCACCGCCATCAACGGGGTTCGTGCCCATGCGAAAGTCAATAGGAAAAAGATGTGGGTGCGTATGAGGCAGTGGCTGTCCACATGCCGGAGGCCGACTCGCGCTAGACAGCGTACGCACACCACGCCTCAGCGCATATCGCCAAGTACGCATCATCGAAGCACAccctcttcttcctcccCCGAGCTAGGGCCACCCTCGTTCACGTGATCCAACGCGTGCGAGAAAGGCCTCAAGGGCCATCCACACGCGACGTAACATCGGCCACACAGACCATGGCTGCTGTGGAACcgcgcgcgatgcagaCGCCCAAAAAGCTTAGATCACCGCTAAAATCTTCTGTGCATACACAGAATTCCATGGCGGGAacacgcacgcccagcacctCCAGTCTGGCGCGATCTACCGAGCAAGGCGTATCGAACGAGCCGATTCAAACCTTTCTGCGCATCCGACCACCCCTGTCTGAGCCTGACAATGAATCGTGTATCGATGTCCTTTCAGATACACAGGTCGTGATGCATGTGCCTTCAGATACCCAATTGTCGAAATCccgctcacgcagcacgaCTGCTGCGCCCATCAAGTACACATTTTCTCGCGTATTCGCGCCTTTACCGCACGGAACCCAGAATCATGCTCAGGCGCAGCAAGACTTTTTTACCGCCACTACGCTGCCTTTAGTTGAAGACGTACTAGCAGGGAAAAACAGTCTCGTATTTACGTACGGGGTCACGAACTCCGGTAAGACGTACACGGTCCAGGGTCCTCATCGTCGTGGCGAAGCTGGGATTTTGCCTCGCGCTATTGATGTCATCTTCAACAGTATTGCAGGCCGTGAATGTACCAAAGCTGTCCGGCCAGTAGGGCTCACCGGCGTACATCCAGGCATCTCCGATCCAAGTCAAAGTTTACTCGCGAGTCGCTCTCGGACAAAGTTGAAGACAAACCATCGCACCATGATGACTCCGACCTCTGCAAGAGACGCTGAAGGAGCCGTGGATATGGACCCGACTAGTGTCGAAGTAAACCCAGACTATCGCTACAGCGTGTGGGTCAGCTACGTGGAAGTGTATAATGAGAAACTGTATGATTTGCTCGAGTCGCCGACCCAGTCGCTGCTAACGCGGCCTGATCGAAGCGATAATGAGTCCACAACGCCAGCACCTACGCGTCGACCCCTGCTATTGAAAAGTGAAGCGGAAAGTGGTGGTAAATTCGTGAGTGGGCTCAAAGAAATCAAGGTATCATCTATCCTCGAAGCCCGCGAACTCATCCGCTGCGGCATGGAAAATCGCTCTGTCTTTGGTACTATGGCGAATCGCTCAAGCTCGCGCTCGCATAGTGTGTTTACGATCAAAATCCTGCGAGAACATACTGGAGTGGATGTGCCTTTGAACGACGTAGCAGGTCTGTCGCGCAAGTATTCTGTGTCACGCCTGAGTATCGTCGACTTGGCAggcagcgagcgcatctCTAACACAGATATCTCGTCAGGGCCACGTCTAAAGGAAGCTGGGAGCATCAACAAGAGCCTTATGTGCCTCGGACAATGTCTGGAAACCATGCGCAAAAACCAAACTCGAGCCGGCATCAGTCCATCCATCCCAGACAGACTGTCCTCCAGCTCTGGGCTTCATGATGCGCAGCGGAAACGCCGTCAAAGCATCGTACCATTTCGTCACTCCAAGCTTACGGAATTGTTCCAATCTTTCTTTATGGGAGATGGTAAAGTTCGTATGATTGTGAATCTCAATCCCACTGGCACTGGCTTCGAAGAGAACGCGAATGTGATGCGATTTAGTGCCATGGCGAAGGAAGTGGGCATTCATGTCACATCATCAGCCGCTCCAGCGTCCGATGTATCGTCCTCTTTCGTCCACGACACGAGCGTTGTAGAAATGTCACATGtcagcgacgacgaagatgacgacgaagaacAAGATGAATTTGTCAACATGCTCTTGGCAGAGAaccagcgcctgcgcctgcagTGCGAACGTGCCGAAAGCGCGTGCCGGATCGTCGAAGAGACTGTCCGCAGCGAAATGGGACAACATCTTGCTGCTACTCTGCAAAAAATGCAGCGATATTATGAGCATCAACTTCAGGCGGAAATAGATGCCAGCGATGCCTTTATGGACCGCAAAATCGACCTGTTTACCCGCCTAACACAAGCTGTCCATGATGAGCCTGTATCAGCCAATTCCAACGTCACGACAGAAGATAACATCATGATACCCCCGAACCGCATTTTATCCGAGTCCCGCAATCACATCAACTATACATCTGAGCCGAGTACTGATTCAACGGCTCAGCGCACATCTCCCAGGCCCAAACATGCACCCACAAGAACATCTATATCGGCTGAGGAATCGCAAGATGCTGTCTACCTATCAGAACCATCTAGCCCATCAAAGCGGTACCGGAAACTTTGTCAGAAAACTGCCATTCACACTGATGAAATGGACATGATCGCTCAGGATCTTAATGCATAGACTTTTTTACCGCCTtgcgtgcgccgtgcgcttcttgaaTGTGGAGTTTTAGATGCGCCGCTTATCCTGACATGGAAAAAAATTCATTTTTCATCTTGCCTGCCATAAGCATGAGTGAATCGAGAGATCTCACAAACAaagagcagcgcatggcacgcaaGGCCCAAAGGCAGAAAGAAAGAGAAGAAAATACAAATAAAAGTAAAAAGCGATCCTGCCttgacgaagaagagaaaGGGCAAGACAGCGTAGACTCCAACCAGACTGATGATTCCAGGGTGGAGCACAGAGAGCACGAGAGCGACGGCGAAGTTGAAGCCATATCTCACAAAGAGCAAAGAAAGCGCCGCAAGATGGAAAAGTATATGTCGCAGCATTCGGAAGGAGATGTAAATACGAGGCCGTCTAAACCACAGCGCAGTCCGTATAGTGTGTGGATTGGCAACTTGGCTTTTTCTACGTCCGTCGAAGAACTAACGGAATGGCTCCAGGAACAGGGCATAGAAGGAATCAGTCGCGTGCATATGATATCTGGTGTGCGCAGGGAGGAACATAATAGGGGCTTTGCATATGTTGACTTACCATCTCAAGACCAAGTCGAGCGATGCATTGCTTTGTCTGAGTCTGAGCTAAAAGGGCGGAATCTGCTCATTAAAGGAGGTACAGACTTTCGTGGACGTCCAGGTCTCGATCCTAAGGCGGCTGAACTGGGAAGTGACGCGAATCATGGTCGGACAGGGCTCAGCAAGACAGCACAGCGTATTCTACGGAGCCAGAAAAATCCACCCGCTCCCACCCTGTTTCTCGGTAACTTGAGCTTCGAAACAAAGGAATCAGACATTTACGACCTTTTAGAAGGATCTGCACAGAAAAGATACGAAGAGACAGCCACATCGGACGAGTCAGGCGTTTCTGCTAGTGCCGGTATTCGCAAGATCCGCA
Protein-coding sequences here:
- a CDS encoding PITH domain protein; translated protein: MQHGVRGEATPQDLATQQGINAGSNLYAYIDHERVWGVNIEPPESAKKACKPWDERQSLETWIESGVDDQMILHVPFTCPVCIESILLYPGRSDLSVRRCAAFVNRPNGIDFDDALAVLDGRLGPASTGRAQADFALLPGATDVTAYPVSVSRFSHTSSVSLLLLDSLAHTSSRMYYVGFIGKALDPRSDTLHRHDVPAETSATHKVDGVGSFLGAASTPSVR
- a CDS encoding NADH dehydrogenase (ubiquinone) 1 beta subcomplex subunit 7; this encodes MTDHTASVAEANAARLPLGYRDSCSALLIPLNKCRRKTFYAPWECENERHTYERCQYQDFLQRQKKLQQLVAEKAAAAAAED
- a CDS encoding small subunit ribosomal protein YMR-31: MLRPTLIRAAHVHKPLIRFPDRRAPKTPHDPQPHPSAPEEVAKNFDNFRKILETGPHFDPAKLKPFSLESSQPKVGGSASSSAKADAVDTLFDLPPRFWNTPSMRMSPAEMDAVQSGGASLFD
- a CDS encoding syntaxin 16 gives rise to the protein MPSAGSSNSNYYTPSEQPSAIGVTRSRTLFFLSIRDSIVPSGHGSGASAPLLGDNENHVYFDADKSTIPMPAELPPFWVDATEDADSLLSGMIPTLAELDRLHAQHLLPSFADKTPLKRQIEALTSGITSEFRQASQLVAKLAAQTTDAMRSQKLSKYEMTAARNAQTALATRVQQMSAMFRQKQSQYLRKLQGMEVKERGDTAMFDSVKSMQEDVALSEQLQGEQEMRLVDTDDSEAMFHERDREITQIARSIGELAQLFQDLSALVIEQGSMLDRIDYHIDSMAMNMQHSSSELNRASTYQVGAGRRSMILLLLLCIALLVAILIIRPFFR
- a CDS encoding protein NAR1, which gives rise to MAFSGALTLTDLNDYLGPSQACIKPVEAPQSASGAPESTISMEDGVYVEAPVGAPRARTQLETAQISLNDCLACSGCVTSAETVLIGVQSLDEVRKELQRKDDRIFVASISSQTMASLQARMALPMHAVWDRVTRSLRSIGFDVVQDMALARHMSLMETVREFRTRYQARWHGTKDAPKLPMLASACPGWVCYAEKAHAELLPYVATTKSPQQLAGLLAKRVWGPQCRGRDMSDENAQYVYHVAVMPCYDKKLEAARQEPGQASKEVDCVLTTGELYDLTIDVDVSAKAEQTSLTWPPEPGSSSGGYLFAVLLDAYVSWTQAHPDTQPLVELRTIRSSDYTEYTLRAPDGTVIFKGATCYGFRNIQNLVRKVQRETGAKSSRGRGRMRSMVTADQQHPYDYVEVMACPGGCVNGGGQLRPPEDWAHAIETEAQNSTVQGWQGTDRRWVQHVEDAYWNDENRKVSVESASALLEDAARGSLRSWLNTWDERASDMVRRFPHGDLHTTFHAVASSTDGLSVQW
- a CDS encoding U3 small nucleolar ribonucleoprotein IMP3 → MRQLKFHERKLLKKHDFLQWRNEHNIREIQVMRRYHIQDRDDYHKYNVLVGKTRQLALRLSTLPATDSFRAQHESMLLNKLYDMGLLDTGAKMSDIMERLNVSAFCRRRLPVVMVRLHMSESVSQAVKYVEQGHVRVGPDTINDPAFLVTRSMEDFVTWVDTSKIRRAIANYNDELDDFDLL
- a CDS encoding intermediate cleaving peptidase 55, encoding MMRTWRYALRRGVRTLSSASRPPACGQPLPHTHPHLFPIDFRMGTNPVDGGGVAFDHLTPGIPATEYENRRRALMDRLPPNSVVVLMGGRIKYMSRNIFYKFRQESNFWYLTGMQEPDAALVLEKTGHGERGYKMTMFVEPRQAHKEVWDGPSCGMDGATRIFGADEALPNDPAIMLQFFKTAVANADQLYVDLPAQVSTPRISQRTPRFSIHEFLAPSSPSGYDLFVRKTDFDNVVKLFSDRRNTHSLQREMDVLRSRKSKNELQVMRHAGAISGQAMSKVMRAVHPGMQEAEAQALFEYECARRGAERQAYVPVFASGRHGLMIHYVRNDGVMGEHDVMSVDAGCEFRGYASDITRTMPTSSDGRFTSAQRDLYEALLRTLKGCTALATSRQGYTLAGLHRRSVEMLSAELRDLGFHLSFGSLERILYPHYIGHWLGIDLHDTSTVERATRLEEGMVLTIEPGLYVPDDPMYPEAFRGLGMRVEDDVAVGYDDNIILSADAPKEVADIEAVCGNRI
- a CDS encoding kinesin family member 20 produces the protein MAAVEPRAMQTPKKLRSPLKSSVHTQNSMAGTRTPSTSSLARSTEQGVSNEPIQTFLRIRPPLSEPDNESCIDVLSDTQVVMHVPSDTQLSKSRSRSTTAAPIKYTFSRVFAPLPHGTQNHAQAQQDFFTATTLPLVEDVLAGKNSLVFTYGVTNSGKTYTVQGPHRRGEAGILPRAIDVIFNSIAGRECTKAVRPVGLTGVHPGISDPSQSLLASRSRTKLKTNHRTMMTPTSARDAEGAVDMDPTSVEVNPDYRYSVWVSYVEVYNEKLYDLLESPTQSLLTRPDRSDNESTTPAPTRRPLLLKSEAESGGKFVSGLKEIKVSSILEARELIRCGMENRSVFGTMANRSSSRSHSVFTIKILREHTGVDVPLNDVAGLSRKYSVSRLSIVDLAGSERISNTDISSGPRLKEAGSINKSLMCLGQCLETMRKNQTRAGISPSIPDRLSSSSGLHDAQRKRRQSIVPFRHSKLTELFQSFFMGDGKVRMIVNLNPTGTGFEENANVMRFSAMAKEVGIHVTSSAAPASDVSSSFVHDTSVVEMSHVSDDEDDDEEQDEFVNMLLAENQRLRLQCERAESACRIVEETVRSEMGQHLAATLQKMQRYYEHQLQAEIDASDAFMDRKIDLFTRLTQAVHDEPVSANSNVTTEDNIMIPPNRILSESRNHINYTSEPSTDSTAQRTSPRPKHAPTRTSISAEESQDAVYLSEPSSPSKRYRKLCQKTAIHTDEMDMIAQDLNA
- a CDS encoding RNA recognition motif domain protein, which encodes MSESRDLTNKEQRMARKAQRQKEREENTNKSKKRSCLDEEEKGQDSVDSNQTDDSRVEHREHESDGEVEAISHKEQRKRRKMEKYMSQHSEGDVNTRPSKPQRSPYSVWIGNLAFSTSVEELTEWLQEQGIEGISRVHMISGVRREEHNRGFAYVDLPSQDQVERCIALSESELKGRNLLIKGGTDFRGRPGLDPKAAELGSDANHGRTGLSKTAQRILRSQKNPPAPTLFLGNLSFETKESDIYDLLEGSAQKRYEETATSDESGVSASAGIRKIRMGTFEDSGKCKGFAFVDFDSASLATKALIEPRNGRLLGRLLQIEFASSDAVRRGASKDLLPDYVPERRRRRSRSTFNDEDTKENALEEQDYDAAQEDNHTAPRRPGASRAPRRVRPGAANASAPRQNYGIVPSEGKRTTFE